The Urbifossiella limnaea genome has a window encoding:
- a CDS encoding IS110 family RNA-guided transposase has protein sequence MTGTTILAIDLGKYKCVSCTYDKVTAAAEFRTTTTSRAEVERLIRGTSPSVVVIEACTLAGWVADLCGELGVPVKVANTAAEAWKYKHTKRKTDRDDALRLAQLEALGQLPTVVVPQKRVREWRALIAHRQALVTQRVAAQNRIRAVLVGQGLPAPRGARAWTAAGLAGIAEHARPLAECGADDLWRGMLDLALTAYRQADELVAVAEAKLDAIGQADARVRLLDTVPGLGPRTAEAVVAHLDDPTRFRNGRQVGAYGGLVPRQFQSGEDDRRGRITKRGPAVLRKLLVQCAWCMLRYNRWARAVFDRLSRGKARRKQAVVALARRVLVRCWAMLRDNQPWRADPDPAPAATAA, from the coding sequence ATGACCGGCACCACGATTCTCGCCATCGACCTGGGGAAGTACAAGTGCGTGTCGTGCACCTACGACAAGGTGACCGCCGCCGCCGAGTTCCGCACGACCACCACCTCCCGGGCCGAGGTCGAGCGGCTCATCCGGGGCACGAGCCCGTCGGTCGTCGTGATCGAGGCGTGTACCCTCGCCGGGTGGGTGGCCGACCTGTGCGGCGAGCTCGGCGTCCCGGTCAAGGTCGCCAACACCGCGGCCGAGGCGTGGAAGTACAAGCACACGAAGCGCAAGACGGACCGGGACGACGCGCTGCGGCTGGCCCAGCTGGAGGCGCTCGGCCAGCTCCCGACGGTGGTCGTCCCGCAGAAGCGGGTGCGGGAGTGGCGGGCCTTGATCGCCCACCGCCAGGCGCTCGTGACCCAGCGCGTCGCCGCCCAGAACCGCATCCGGGCGGTCCTCGTCGGCCAGGGGCTGCCGGCCCCGCGCGGCGCCCGCGCGTGGACCGCGGCCGGGCTCGCGGGGATCGCCGAGCACGCCCGGCCGCTCGCCGAGTGCGGGGCGGACGACCTGTGGCGGGGGATGCTCGACCTGGCCCTGACGGCCTACCGCCAGGCCGACGAACTGGTCGCGGTCGCCGAGGCCAAGCTCGACGCGATCGGGCAGGCGGACGCCCGGGTCCGGCTGCTCGACACCGTCCCCGGTCTCGGCCCGCGGACGGCCGAGGCGGTGGTCGCCCACCTCGACGACCCGACGCGGTTCCGGAACGGCCGGCAGGTCGGGGCGTACGGCGGGCTCGTCCCGCGGCAGTTCCAGTCGGGCGAGGACGACCGCCGCGGCCGGATCACCAAGCGAGGGCCGGCGGTGCTGCGGAAGCTGCTGGTGCAGTGCGCGTGGTGCATGCTCCGGTACAACCGGTGGGCGCGGGCGGTGTTCGACCGGCTGAGTCGCGGCAAGGCGCGGCGGAAGCAGGCGGTCGTCGCCCTCGCGCGGCGGGTGCTGGTGCGGTGCTGGGCCATGCTCCGGGACAACCAGCCGTGGCGGGCCGACCCCGACCCGGCACCGGCCGCGACGGCCGCCTGA